Genomic window (Luteibacter yeojuensis):
CGCACCGTGTTGCGCAGGCTCGGGTGCAGCCGCTCCAGCCAGGGACCGAGGGCGGGAGGCGTGACGGACAACTCGCCCACCGCGACCCGGAGCGTGCGCGTCGCCCGGCGATAGCGCAGCAGTTCGAGCGCGCCCGCGAGATAACAGGCACCGATGAGTGCGGCCACCATGGCGCCGAGAGGATTCGACCCGGCATAGCCCACGCCGATCCAGCAAACGGCGGCGAAGCCCAGGAGGAAGATGGCGAGATAAAGGAAATTCCTGAACATGACGACCCGATTAGCGGGTGCGAAGCGCTGCGAGCAGCCCTTCCACCGGTTGAAAACGAACATCCAGCTCGGCAAGCAGCACGCCGCGCATGTCGGCGCGGAACGTGTCGAGCCAGTTCTCTTGCGGGGCGGCCGTGCCCTCTTCCGCAGCTTCCGTGGCCGATCGGCGCAACCGGTCGAAATGGTCGGCGAGCACGACCGGTACGGCCGCCAACAGCTTCTGCTCCCGCGGACTCAGGGCCATCTCCATCACGGCGTCCACCTCGGCCAGCCGGGCCATGGCGGGCGTTCCCGACGCCAGTATGTCGCGCAGACGCCCCCGCAGTTGGCCGGTATTGCCCTGTATCGACCTCTGGAGGGTCAGATAGCGCTGCCGGAAGGGCGCGAAATCTGCCGGAGCGGCGCCCTGGGCGGCCGGACGCGGTCCCGATGTGGCCAGCTCGCGCGCGCCCTCGATGGCCTTCGCCAGTGCGGTCCGCACCCGCGCACACTCTTCCTCTTCCCGGCTGTCGAAGGCCGGGACGTCCTCTGGCGGGGCCGGCGGCCGGCCGTCCAGGGCCGTGGAGAGCGCGATGGCGTGGTTCCAGTCGAGCCACCGGCTCAGCCGGTCGGGCAGCGATGGACCGGACGCCCTCGCGTCGACGGCCGTGAGGCGGGCGAGCAGACGGATGAAGGTCGGGCCGCGGACGGTCGTCCGCTGGTGAGATTGCACGATGTTTCTTGAGAAAAAACAGCAAGTTTACAGCATACTGCCCGTGACGACCGGCCCTGGGGGTCCCATGCGTGTAACGAGCGTACCGTTCCTGCTGTCCTTTCCGGCGCTGCTGTTCGCCGCCGCGCCAGCCAGCGCATCCGGGAAGGACGACGTCCAACAGATCCTCAAGGCCGAAAGCGCGATCTGCGCGGCTTATCAGAACGAGGATGCCGACTGGCTGGAGAAGCACCTCGATCCCACGTTCACCCTCACCAGTTCCAACGGCAAGGTCACAACGCGCGCGGATGAAGTGGCCGACCTGCGCAGCGGCACGAAGTACGACGTGTTCCGCAATCGCGATTCGAAGGTGCGGGTGTATGGAGATGCGGCCGTCGTAACCGGCACCACGCGCGTGGAAGGCCAGAGCGATGGCAAGCCTTACGCCCTGGACTTCCAGTTCACCGACACCTACGTTCGCAAGGCTGGCAAGTGGGTGCTCGTCGCAAGCCATGCCTCGCGGCTGACGGAAGGCCGCTGACTCTCGCGGAGGACATGCACCGTGCGCACGGTGGCCGGGCGATGTCCGAACGGACCACCTGGGCGTGAACGGCCAGCCCCGACAGGAGCAGCGTGGCCACAAGGTGGAAGCGATGCCATGGCGCCACTCAGTCCAGCGAGGAAGCCGGACCGAAGAACTCGTACCTGGCGCGCGCATCCGCCACACCCAGGTCGCGTAACGCCTTGCGCACGGCCTTCATGAACGGCTTCGGCCCAAGGAAGTAGGCGT
Coding sequences:
- a CDS encoding DUF3348 family protein → MVQSHQRTTVRGPTFIRLLARLTAVDARASGPSLPDRLSRWLDWNHAIALSTALDGRPPAPPEDVPAFDSREEEECARVRTALAKAIEGARELATSGPRPAAQGAAPADFAPFRQRYLTLQRSIQGNTGQLRGRLRDILASGTPAMARLAEVDAVMEMALSPREQKLLAAVPVVLADHFDRLRRSATEAAEEGTAAPQENWLDTFRADMRGVLLAELDVRFQPVEGLLAALRTR
- a CDS encoding nuclear transport factor 2 family protein, with product MRVTSVPFLLSFPALLFAAAPASASGKDDVQQILKAESAICAAYQNEDADWLEKHLDPTFTLTSSNGKVTTRADEVADLRSGTKYDVFRNRDSKVRVYGDAAVVTGTTRVEGQSDGKPYALDFQFTDTYVRKAGKWVLVASHASRLTEGR